The Eremothecium gossypii ATCC 10895 chromosome VII, complete sequence nucleotide sequence AGGTCCAGCCATAAGGACCCAGGGCGCGGTGGCTCCCGTAAACCCGCAGGATCCGCAGCCATGCCAGGCAGTCGTAGGTGCGTCTTCCGCCTTACAGAAGCAAGCATCGCCCGTGAAACCCAGAGACCCTGCTATCAACTTGACCAGTAAAAAAGCTAACGGATTGGATGACCTCATATCTCTAACTGCAGGCCCAAGCAACGCCGTCTCCAGGCGGAAGAAGAAGCCGGGGCGCGGCTACGTGAACGTTCTAAACAACCTATGACCAGCAGTAATACAAAAGTATTTGTTACATAAAATTCATTTTTGTACCATAGAGAATATCTATTGCCAGTCGAGCTCGGCAGAGCACTCCTTCACTATTTACACGAGCCCGTCACGGGCacggctgctgctgcctATGCCTGCTGTTTCAGCGCCGGAGGCGACCGGTAGATGTCGCCGCAGATGCGCATCTGCTGGATCGTCTCCTCGGAGCTCGCCTCCGTCGTGGGCAGCTTCGCGTCCGGCGCCGCCTCAAACACCGTCCCAACAAGCAGCATCTCGTCCGTGGACGCGTCGCACAGGAAGGCCACGTGGTCCACCACGTTCCGGTCCAGCTTCTCCGCctcgctgctgccgcgctCCACCTTGATCAGCCGCTGCCGCGTGTCGAACCGGTacaccagctgcagcatCTCCAGCGGCTGCCCCGGAAGCATGATCGGCTGCACAGCTACCAGCTTGGGCACCCCGTTGAACTTGACCAGGTCCCACTCCATCTCCACCCGCTTGGGCAGTTGCCGCACCCGCGCCTCCAGTGCCTCCTGCACCCAGATCGACaccagcggctgcgccgcctcCAGGTCCCGCCGCGCAAACGCCCGGTTCACCTCCACGTACGTCTCGATCGCCTTGTTCTTCCACAGCAGAAACTTG carries:
- the MBA1 gene encoding Mba1p (Syntenic homolog of Saccharomyces cerevisiae YBR185C (MBA1)), which codes for MMVIMGFSSGIGMQASRRLLSSSAIVRGSGTKQQSGFNKRYLGVTDKIYVPTMYRNLPSVFRSPLVVANSLIRRIYMLGLNTVHVALFRVQSGYKPKFLLWKNKAIETYVEVNRAFARRDLEAAQPLVSIWVQEALEARVRQLPKRVEMEWDLVKFNGVPKLVAVQPIMLPGQPLEMLQLVYRFDTRQRLIKVERGSSEAEKLDRNVVDHVAFLCDASTDEMLLVGTVFEAAPDAKLPTTEASSEETIQQMRICGDIYRSPPALKQQA